Proteins co-encoded in one Halococcoides cellulosivorans genomic window:
- a CDS encoding hydrogenase maturation nickel metallochaperone HypA/HybF translates to MHEFSIATGIVDVVREEATDHGADRVESITVAVGEASHVNPEQLETCLTVATEDTIAADATLDIETVEPYGSCSCGWAGRPETSDRALAYAPDLRCPECEARIDLEEGDGCRVMELAVPSEDADETETTP, encoded by the coding sequence ATGCACGAGTTCTCGATCGCCACCGGGATCGTCGACGTGGTCCGCGAGGAGGCCACCGACCACGGCGCCGACCGCGTCGAGTCGATCACCGTCGCGGTCGGTGAGGCCAGCCACGTCAACCCGGAACAGCTGGAGACCTGTCTGACAGTCGCCACGGAGGACACCATCGCCGCCGACGCGACCCTCGACATCGAGACGGTCGAGCCCTACGGCAGTTGTTCGTGTGGCTGGGCCGGTCGCCCCGAGACGAGCGATCGCGCGCTGGCGTACGCCCCCGATCTGCGCTGTCCGGAGTGTGAGGCACGGATCGACCTCGAAGAGGGCGACGGCTGTCGGGTGATGGAACTGGCCGTGCCGAGCGAGGACGCCGACGAGACAGAGACGACACCATGA
- the hypB gene encoding hydrogenase nickel incorporation protein HypB: protein MIHRTSTTARIDASITRIDAWLDRLVGPLRAHRIGIDQEHGDEGHDHGEGTADILERFARQADALHEELVHDRGLRVVGFVGATGAGKTRLIERLIERTDDRVGVIVGDVAGEDDAERFRALGADVASVATGKECHLDPGLLEDALTEIDLDAIDRLYVENVGNMVCPADFPLGAQARVVVVSATEGDDVIRKHPLLFQAGDLAVINKRDVADAVNADLDRMERDLAAIAPGMDAIRTDAEHEAGIDALASAIDERVEAHSHQDADHDHTPGHDHGHD, encoded by the coding sequence ATGATTCATCGAACGTCTACGACGGCCCGCATCGACGCGTCGATCACTCGCATCGACGCCTGGCTGGACCGCCTCGTGGGCCCACTGCGGGCCCACCGCATCGGGATCGATCAGGAGCACGGCGACGAGGGGCACGACCACGGCGAGGGGACGGCCGACATCCTCGAACGGTTCGCCCGCCAGGCCGACGCCCTGCACGAGGAGTTGGTCCACGACCGTGGCCTCCGAGTCGTCGGGTTCGTCGGCGCGACGGGCGCGGGCAAGACCCGCCTGATCGAGCGACTCATCGAGCGGACCGACGACCGCGTCGGCGTGATCGTCGGTGACGTCGCCGGTGAGGACGACGCCGAGCGGTTCCGCGCGCTCGGGGCCGACGTCGCGAGCGTCGCGACCGGCAAGGAGTGTCATCTCGATCCCGGGCTCCTCGAGGATGCCCTCACGGAGATCGACCTCGACGCGATCGACCGACTCTACGTCGAGAACGTCGGGAACATGGTCTGTCCGGCGGATTTCCCGCTGGGCGCACAGGCGCGCGTGGTCGTCGTCTCCGCGACCGAGGGTGACGACGTGATCCGCAAACACCCCCTCCTGTTCCAGGCGGGCGATCTCGCGGTGATCAACAAACGTGACGTCGCGGACGCGGTGAACGCCGACCTCGACCGGATGGAACGGGACCTCGCCGCCATCGCGCCCGGGATGGACGCGATCCGGACCGACGCCGAACACGAGGCTGGCATCGACGCCCTCGCGAGTGCGATCGACGAGCGGGTCGAAGCGCACAGCCATCAGGACGCCGATCACGATCACACGCCCGGCCACGACCACGGCCACGACTGA
- a CDS encoding HAMP domain-containing methyl-accepting chemotaxis protein, which translates to MSFIDRITIDRFDLRPKLILAFVLVATLVLVTGAIGYVSVGTVDGQLHSVVEDDVAEADAAMEMRYDLESERRSLLAVVTGHEGAVEEYHSAAADFETQYTTLAERDDLTDEQRDRLSEIETAHAEASQTAEAAISAMEAGDEQLARERVDEIDGVYEDLEADTVAFEEDANEKMAASVTAADRMTNQSHLLIVVMTIGAFLAAIAIGLFVARRITKPVKQLEAASIAMSEGDLSVSVDEHVEDDELGRMTVAFTEMQVNLRAVFDEIDTFGTNLASGDDDLQERERRTDFPGTYGEIMTNLDRGATEMVGGFEEIRSASQDLQAGRLDQKIDTDRPGQYGAILTSFDDGMQTLSGSFDEISTASEGLKDGDLDQRLDTDAPGAYGQTLADLEAGVQQLGDSIESVQSIATEVAASSEEVTASAEEIEAASEEVATSVEEISHGAETQTENLQEVAGEMNDMSATVEEIASSSEEVAATATSAVERGETGREHASEASTEIEAIESTADEATDQVQQLDDKMEEIGEIVEMITGIAEQTNMLALNASIEAARAGEAGEGFGVVANEIKSLAEDAGQATTKIEARIEEVQATTDETVSEMEEMRERVASGSETIEDAIAMFDDIADSIQEAEDGIREISEATDDQAASTEEVVSMVDQVSSVSQQTSAEASNVSAATEEQSSSLSEATQTLQDLSMLADDLHDEVSDFDVETDGSQRPATRTRGSIGATDRSGVDTSSTRTESTSERAVMTNDGRLETEDDGSPKTVEWSDSAGAALDDEADQTEGDD; encoded by the coding sequence ATGTCATTCATTGATCGAATCACGATCGATCGGTTCGACCTCCGGCCGAAACTGATTCTCGCGTTCGTGCTCGTGGCAACACTCGTTCTCGTCACCGGGGCGATCGGCTACGTGAGTGTCGGGACCGTCGATGGACAACTTCACTCCGTCGTCGAGGACGACGTCGCGGAGGCAGACGCGGCGATGGAGATGAGATACGACCTGGAATCAGAGCGCCGTTCGCTCCTCGCTGTCGTGACCGGGCACGAGGGTGCCGTCGAGGAGTATCACAGTGCCGCCGCGGACTTCGAGACACAGTACACGACACTGGCCGAGCGAGACGATCTGACCGACGAGCAACGGGACCGTCTCTCGGAGATCGAAACGGCCCACGCCGAGGCGAGTCAGACGGCCGAGGCAGCGATCTCGGCGATGGAGGCCGGTGACGAGCAACTGGCTCGCGAGCGGGTCGACGAGATCGACGGCGTCTACGAGGACCTCGAAGCGGACACCGTCGCCTTCGAGGAGGACGCGAACGAGAAGATGGCGGCCTCCGTCACGGCGGCCGATCGAATGACCAACCAGAGCCACCTGCTCATCGTCGTGATGACCATCGGGGCCTTTCTCGCCGCGATCGCGATCGGCCTGTTCGTCGCTCGCCGGATCACGAAACCTGTCAAACAACTCGAAGCGGCGTCGATCGCCATGAGCGAGGGCGATCTGTCCGTCTCGGTCGACGAACACGTCGAAGACGACGAACTCGGGCGGATGACTGTGGCGTTCACCGAGATGCAGGTCAACCTTCGGGCGGTGTTCGACGAGATCGACACCTTCGGCACCAATCTCGCATCCGGGGACGACGATCTCCAGGAGCGCGAGCGCCGGACGGACTTCCCCGGAACGTACGGCGAGATCATGACGAATCTGGATCGTGGGGCCACCGAGATGGTCGGCGGGTTCGAGGAGATTCGATCGGCCAGTCAAGACCTCCAGGCCGGTCGTCTCGACCAGAAGATCGACACCGACCGGCCGGGCCAGTACGGCGCGATTCTGACGAGCTTCGACGACGGCATGCAGACGCTGTCCGGGAGCTTCGACGAGATCTCGACGGCGAGCGAGGGGCTGAAAGACGGCGATCTGGATCAGCGCCTCGACACGGACGCGCCCGGTGCCTACGGCCAGACGCTCGCAGATCTGGAGGCGGGCGTCCAGCAACTGGGCGACAGCATCGAGTCGGTCCAGTCGATCGCCACCGAGGTGGCCGCCTCCAGCGAGGAAGTGACCGCCAGCGCCGAGGAGATCGAGGCCGCGAGTGAAGAGGTCGCGACCTCGGTCGAGGAGATCTCGCACGGGGCAGAAACCCAGACCGAGAACCTCCAGGAAGTCGCCGGCGAGATGAACGACATGTCCGCGACCGTCGAGGAGATCGCCTCCTCGTCCGAAGAGGTCGCCGCGACCGCCACGTCAGCGGTCGAACGCGGCGAAACCGGGCGCGAACACGCCTCCGAGGCCTCTACCGAGATCGAAGCCATCGAATCCACTGCCGACGAGGCCACCGATCAGGTCCAGCAACTCGACGACAAGATGGAAGAGATCGGTGAGATTGTCGAAATGATCACCGGCATCGCGGAGCAGACCAACATGCTCGCGTTGAACGCGTCGATCGAGGCGGCCCGGGCCGGCGAAGCGGGTGAAGGCTTCGGCGTCGTCGCCAACGAGATCAAGTCGCTCGCAGAGGATGCCGGACAGGCGACGACGAAAATCGAAGCGCGAATCGAGGAGGTCCAGGCGACGACCGACGAGACGGTCTCGGAGATGGAAGAGATGCGAGAACGGGTCGCCAGTGGGTCCGAGACGATCGAAGACGCGATCGCCATGTTCGACGATATCGCCGATTCGATTCAGGAGGCCGAAGACGGCATTCGTGAGATCAGCGAGGCGACCGACGATCAGGCCGCGTCCACCGAAGAAGTGGTGTCGATGGTCGATCAGGTCTCCAGTGTCAGCCAGCAGACGAGTGCTGAAGCGAGCAACGTCTCGGCGGCGACCGAAGAACAGTCGTCGTCACTCTCGGAAGCGACCCAGACGCTCCAGGACCTCTCGATGCTGGCGGACGATCTCCACGACGAGGTCTCGGATTTCGACGTGGAGACGGACGGAAGTCAGCGACCCGCGACGCGTACCCGCGGGTCGATCGGCGCGACTGACCGCTCTGGGGTCGACACGTCGTCGACGCGCACCGAATCGACGTCAGAGCGGGCTGTGATGACGAACGATGGCCGGCTAGAGACCGAAGACGACGGCTCACCGAAAACGGTCGAGTGGTCCGATTCGGCCGGCGCCGCCCTCGACGACGAGGCCGACCAGACGGAGGGTGACGACTGA
- the hypD gene encoding hydrogenase formation protein HypD, with product MAASTDRDLQFRDPEKAEQLSDRLEELMAEIDGRVDVMHVCGSHEQAIAKFGLRSVLPDGLSVRMGPGCPVCVTDMPEVDEAVALAEDGKIVTTYGDMLKVPGTAKSLADARDEGADVRVVYSASEAAEIAAETDEDVVFFATGFETTAAPTAAVLADDPPANFSILSAHKYVPPAMEVVAEMPDTNVDAFLAAGHAAVITGSGIFEEFVDEYEIPTVVGGFEPLDILLGLVKILEFVRDDEAGLANAYPRCVTEDGNVPAKEALWEVFETTRGEWRGIAEIPDADLALRDEYAQYDAREIFDIDAAYEDEQDPLTAKCISGDIMAGKADPDECELYGEECTPENPVGASMVSSEGTCKIWLEYGGHPDL from the coding sequence ATGGCCGCCAGCACCGATCGGGACCTGCAGTTTCGCGATCCCGAGAAGGCCGAGCAACTCTCCGACCGCCTCGAAGAGTTGATGGCCGAGATCGACGGGCGCGTCGACGTCATGCACGTCTGTGGTTCTCACGAGCAGGCGATCGCGAAGTTCGGCCTGCGGAGCGTCCTCCCCGACGGCCTCAGCGTGCGGATGGGCCCGGGCTGTCCAGTGTGCGTGACGGACATGCCCGAGGTCGACGAGGCGGTCGCTCTGGCCGAGGACGGAAAGATCGTGACGACCTACGGCGACATGCTCAAAGTGCCCGGGACGGCCAAGAGTCTGGCCGACGCCCGCGACGAGGGCGCGGACGTGCGCGTGGTCTACAGCGCGAGCGAGGCCGCCGAGATCGCGGCGGAGACGGACGAGGATGTCGTCTTCTTCGCGACGGGCTTCGAGACGACCGCCGCACCGACCGCCGCCGTGCTCGCGGACGATCCGCCCGCGAACTTCTCGATTCTCTCGGCGCACAAGTACGTCCCGCCCGCGATGGAGGTCGTCGCGGAGATGCCCGACACGAACGTCGACGCCTTCCTCGCGGCGGGCCACGCCGCGGTGATCACGGGCTCTGGCATCTTCGAGGAGTTCGTCGACGAGTACGAAATCCCGACCGTCGTCGGTGGGTTCGAACCGCTCGACATCCTGCTCGGCCTCGTGAAGATCCTGGAGTTCGTCCGGGACGACGAGGCGGGCCTGGCAAACGCGTACCCACGCTGTGTCACCGAGGACGGGAACGTACCTGCCAAAGAGGCGCTCTGGGAGGTCTTCGAGACGACGCGGGGCGAGTGGCGCGGCATCGCGGAGATTCCCGACGCCGACCTGGCGCTCCGGGATGAGTACGCCCAGTACGACGCCCGCGAGATCTTCGACATCGACGCCGCCTACGAGGACGAACAGGACCCCCTCACCGCCAAATGCATCAGCGGCGATATCATGGCGGGCAAGGCCGATCCCGACGAGTGTGAACTGTACGGCGAGGAGTGCACTCCCGAGAACCCCGTCGGGGCGAGCATGGTCTCCAGCGAGGGCACCTGCAAGATCTGGCTCGAATACGGTGGGCACCCCGACCTATGA
- a CDS encoding mechanosensitive ion channel family protein → MPTTRVNDDPSPVRTVLAAGVVVLFVGLLWSVWHGPLDEFLPEPATRMLLTVVLLGAVISAVRVVGDAILVFERRGLATPHQIEAAYRFLQMVSYGGVLVVSIVHVWEVSVANVLLGAGVTSVVLALAARQTLTSVFAGVSLFSTDVFRVGDWVKINGSIRPDRADHAVQHDVAESTGRDPRHPERRGHQTRHHEPRQGPVS, encoded by the coding sequence ATGCCCACGACGCGTGTGAACGACGACCCGTCGCCCGTTCGGACGGTGCTCGCCGCGGGCGTCGTCGTGCTGTTCGTCGGCCTGCTATGGTCCGTGTGGCACGGACCACTCGACGAATTCCTCCCCGAACCAGCCACGAGAATGCTGCTGACCGTCGTCTTGCTCGGGGCCGTAATCAGTGCCGTCCGCGTCGTCGGTGACGCAATCCTCGTGTTCGAACGGCGCGGTCTGGCCACGCCCCATCAGATCGAGGCGGCGTACCGCTTCCTCCAGATGGTGTCCTACGGGGGCGTTCTGGTCGTCAGTATCGTCCACGTCTGGGAGGTCAGCGTCGCGAACGTCCTGCTCGGCGCCGGGGTGACCAGCGTCGTGTTGGCCCTGGCGGCCCGCCAGACGCTCACCTCGGTGTTCGCGGGGGTCAGCCTCTTCTCGACGGACGTCTTTCGGGTGGGCGACTGGGTGAAAATCAACGGATCGATTCGGCCAGATCGAGCAGATCACGCTGTTCAACACGATGTTGCGGAGTCCACAGGGCGAGACCCACGTCATCCCGAACGACGAGGTCATCAAACGCGACATCACGAACCTCGGCAAGGACCGGTATCGTAA
- a CDS encoding chemotaxis protein CheW yields the protein MSPAATLEPPSQVLVFALGDERYCVGIDQVEEIVATQPISPVPDSPRMVEGVMDLRGTTTTIVDPTVPFGVTGPVDQRQVIVFEADDQRRIGWLVDHGERVREFESPDVEPAEDTQQITGILNADEEFLFWVDPDPINSQIANSE from the coding sequence ATGTCCCCTGCCGCGACCCTCGAACCGCCCTCGCAAGTCCTCGTGTTCGCGCTGGGTGACGAACGGTACTGTGTCGGGATCGACCAGGTCGAGGAAATCGTCGCGACCCAGCCCATCAGCCCCGTTCCAGACTCCCCACGGATGGTCGAGGGAGTGATGGACCTGCGTGGAACGACGACCACGATCGTCGACCCGACGGTCCCGTTCGGCGTCACCGGCCCGGTCGACCAGCGCCAGGTCATCGTCTTCGAGGCCGACGACCAGCGGCGGATCGGCTGGCTCGTCGATCACGGTGAGCGTGTCCGGGAGTTCGAGAGTCCGGACGTCGAACCGGCCGAGGACACCCAACAGATCACCGGCATCCTGAACGCAGACGAGGAGTTCCTCTTCTGGGTCGATCCAGACCCGATCAACAGTCAGATAGCGAACTCCGAGTGA
- a CDS encoding mechanosensitive ion channel family protein, with protein sequence MLRSPQGETHVIPNDEVIKRDITNLGKDRYRNDVLVGVDFATDIDHATSVCDAILEDLIEHADNDIDGYHPTTVKDFDDSQITLAVKMWVEEPRPIAINQAQTTVLSAIQTQFDEEDISIPFPQRTISERESR encoded by the coding sequence ATGTTGCGGAGTCCACAGGGCGAGACCCACGTCATCCCGAACGACGAGGTCATCAAACGCGACATCACGAACCTCGGCAAGGACCGGTATCGTAACGACGTGCTGGTGGGCGTCGATTTCGCGACGGACATCGACCACGCGACGTCGGTCTGTGACGCGATCCTCGAAGACCTGATCGAGCACGCGGACAACGACATCGACGGCTACCACCCGACGACCGTCAAGGACTTCGACGACTCACAGATCACGCTCGCGGTAAAAATGTGGGTCGAAGAGCCCAGACCGATCGCCATCAACCAGGCCCAGACGACCGTCCTCTCGGCAATTCAGACGCAGTTCGACGAGGAGGACATCTCGATTCCGTTCCCACAGCGGACGATCAGCGAGCGAGAATCACGGTAA
- a CDS encoding bacterio-opsin activator domain-containing protein, with translation MSPVSSSLRVLVVGPSALQDSIRDAIGGDGAAIDLVMADSTDEAVDLAGGAPVDAAIVTDSTPGTELATTIDSVHDHFDAVPVVAVLAADRTDATDALAAGADDCLRADLMVAHPPVALSRLRGVADRAGSTRTEPSEASGIPGLDPAAGSGAPVAGDSVTEAIFDAFPNGAVTLVGPDLTYRLAGGALFDRIDATPEDVIGAPVDDVPAGERDVFVEAYSQALDGTETATETTLGEMTLVLRTAPVLDADGSVIAAVGMTQEITERKRTERELKRRERILEELHVAMRDLYPPASPEAVRSFLVEFVEESFGFAYVSVKRFDEEAGVLRPDRKATAFGTDIEGPGVIDPGSGPLWGAYRTGESRSIDGSAVPGLADTLVRDVLAIPIGRFGLIVVGQRDGGIDAVDRDLIEMMATTATAVLETLKQERERSTLAGELRSQRDSIAELRTIATTTQAIQERITAGESRDAIESAVCAELIDIDPIEFVWIGRPQGRDTNLDPAAWAGAGAEYLDFVLQQETTSLPARRAAESRETQFVPRISERVHDDRWATEALSAGFRSVVSVPLLFDEVLYGVLTVYLSEDRTAAPYRDLLEDVASLLVTYGRLLEQRHPDAADEIVALEFTVTDSRCPLHRLAAETGTRIRFDTVAETDDDTVRILITVTDGDGQAVVDRAREAPDVRQADWFGDSDPGQVTLTLDRPFLAGIIGKHGGTLQTAVSGPSETRLEVTVPQSASTRPLLEALTDRYADIDLTAQQTRRPDPGTDRLLTDRQREILTAAYHGGYYDIPRTVTGEDLAKSFDISGPAVSNHLKSAHRAVVAEFLDTTEEIKSDNEDLP, from the coding sequence ATGTCTCCAGTCTCGTCATCGCTCCGAGTCCTCGTCGTCGGGCCGAGCGCCCTCCAGGACTCGATCCGAGACGCGATCGGTGGCGACGGAGCGGCGATCGACCTCGTGATGGCCGACAGCACCGATGAGGCAGTCGATCTGGCCGGCGGCGCGCCGGTCGACGCCGCCATAGTCACCGACTCCACGCCCGGCACGGAGCTGGCGACGACGATCGACAGCGTCCACGACCATTTCGACGCGGTGCCGGTGGTGGCTGTCCTCGCTGCGGACCGCACCGACGCCACCGACGCGCTCGCGGCGGGGGCGGACGACTGTCTGCGGGCCGACCTGATGGTCGCTCACCCGCCGGTCGCGCTCTCGCGGCTTCGAGGCGTGGCCGATCGGGCGGGATCGACTCGGACAGAGCCGTCCGAAGCGAGCGGCATCCCTGGTCTGGACCCCGCCGCCGGATCGGGGGCACCGGTCGCCGGGGACAGCGTCACCGAAGCGATCTTCGACGCGTTCCCGAACGGCGCCGTGACACTCGTGGGACCAGATCTCACCTACCGACTCGCGGGCGGCGCCCTGTTCGATCGGATCGACGCGACGCCCGAGGACGTCATCGGGGCGCCGGTGGACGACGTCCCGGCGGGTGAGCGAGACGTGTTCGTCGAGGCGTACAGCCAGGCACTCGACGGCACCGAGACCGCGACCGAGACGACGCTGGGCGAGATGACGCTCGTGCTTCGGACCGCGCCAGTCCTCGACGCCGATGGGTCGGTCATCGCTGCCGTCGGGATGACCCAGGAGATCACCGAGCGCAAGCGGACCGAACGCGAACTCAAGCGCCGCGAGCGCATCTTGGAGGAACTTCACGTCGCGATGCGAGACCTGTATCCGCCCGCCTCGCCCGAGGCTGTGCGATCGTTTCTCGTCGAGTTCGTCGAGGAGTCGTTCGGGTTCGCCTACGTCAGCGTGAAACGGTTCGACGAGGAGGCGGGGGTGTTACGGCCCGATCGGAAAGCGACGGCGTTCGGGACGGACATTGAGGGCCCTGGCGTGATCGACCCCGGGTCGGGCCCGCTCTGGGGGGCCTACCGCACCGGCGAGTCCCGTTCGATCGACGGCTCCGCGGTGCCGGGACTGGCCGACACTCTCGTGAGGGACGTGCTCGCGATACCGATCGGTCGGTTCGGCCTGATCGTCGTCGGCCAACGCGACGGGGGGATCGATGCGGTCGATCGCGATCTGATCGAGATGATGGCGACGACCGCGACGGCGGTGCTGGAAACACTGAAACAGGAGCGTGAACGGTCGACGCTGGCCGGCGAACTTCGCTCACAGCGCGACTCCATCGCGGAGTTGCGAACGATCGCCACCACGACCCAGGCGATTCAGGAGCGAATCACCGCGGGTGAGAGCCGTGATGCCATCGAATCGGCGGTCTGTGCGGAACTGATCGACATCGATCCGATCGAATTCGTCTGGATCGGCCGGCCACAGGGCCGCGACACGAATCTCGATCCCGCCGCCTGGGCGGGTGCGGGCGCGGAGTATCTCGATTTCGTCCTCCAGCAGGAGACCACGTCGCTCCCGGCCCGCCGGGCCGCTGAGAGTCGGGAGACACAGTTCGTCCCGCGAATTTCCGAGCGAGTCCACGACGATCGGTGGGCGACTGAAGCGCTCTCCGCCGGGTTTCGATCGGTGGTGAGTGTCCCGCTGCTGTTCGACGAGGTGCTGTACGGCGTTCTGACGGTGTATCTCTCCGAGGACCGCACCGCGGCGCCGTACAGGGACCTGCTCGAAGACGTGGCCTCGCTGCTGGTGACGTACGGCCGCCTGCTGGAACAGCGCCATCCGGACGCGGCCGACGAAATCGTCGCCCTCGAATTCACGGTGACCGATTCGAGATGCCCGCTCCACCGACTCGCCGCCGAGACCGGGACGCGAATTCGATTCGACACCGTGGCCGAGACCGACGACGACACCGTCCGGATTCTGATCACCGTGACCGACGGCGACGGCCAGGCGGTGGTTGACCGGGCCAGGGAGGCCCCCGACGTCCGCCAGGCGGACTGGTTCGGGGACAGCGACCCGGGCCAGGTGACGCTCACGCTCGACCGGCCGTTTCTGGCCGGGATCATCGGGAAACACGGCGGGACCCTCCAGACCGCCGTCTCGGGCCCTTCGGAAACACGACTCGAGGTGACGGTCCCCCAGTCGGCATCGACCCGTCCGCTTCTCGAAGCACTGACCGACCGGTACGCCGATATCGACCTCACCGCCCAACAGACCAGACGGCCCGACCCTGGGACCGACCGACTGCTCACCGATCGGCAGCGAGAGATTCTGACCGCTGCGTATCACGGTGGATACTACGATATACCCCGAACCGTGACCGGCGAAGACCTCGCCAAATCGTTCGATATATCCGGTCCAGCAGTGTCAAATCACCTGAAATCCGCCCACCGTGCGGTGGTCGCTGAGTTCCTGGACACGACCGAAGAAATCAAATCCGATAACGAAGACTTACCATAG
- a CDS encoding HypC/HybG/HupF family hydrogenase formation chaperone, with the protein MCLGIPGEVIEIDGNEATAEFWDVTKTVRIDVVDEPIEVGDHILNHAGFAIRKIPDDEVEETLAIYESFLDGDEDEALDEIGARDAELGLEG; encoded by the coding sequence ATGTGCTTAGGAATCCCCGGTGAAGTCATCGAAATCGACGGTAACGAAGCGACCGCGGAGTTCTGGGACGTCACCAAGACGGTCCGGATCGACGTGGTCGACGAACCGATCGAGGTCGGCGATCACATCCTCAATCACGCGGGCTTCGCGATCCGCAAGATCCCCGACGACGAGGTCGAAGAGACCCTCGCGATCTACGAGTCGTTCCTCGACGGCGACGAGGACGAAGCGCTCGACGAGATCGGGGCCCGCGACGCCGAACTCGGACTGGAGGGCTAA
- the hypE gene encoding hydrogenase expression/formation protein HypE: protein MSENAETDAEETNADGAAEDTTGDGATADDAADAPEAVIDAGVGAGGGRMREFVESEILARFGDGSARVGLGALEDGSVHSVEGDIVLTTDTHVVDPPVFPGGDIGELAISGTVNDLAMMGATDPIALTCGLIVEAGTPESLVTDVLDSMAAAADRVGVEISTGDTKVMGAGEIDRIAINTTGIGRVTGEPLQAARLEAGDRIVVSGPIGEHGLAVLSAREGFDFGGDLASDVAPVNDLVRAAMAAGTVRTATDPTRGGLAMALNEFASSADAGIAVEERAIPISEAASAAGEVLGIEPLDVANEGVAVFGVAPDDADAVVDALREAGAPDATIVGEVLTDHPGRVVLDTGIGRRYLAEPTGEQLPRIC from the coding sequence ATGAGTGAGAACGCCGAGACTGACGCCGAGGAGACGAACGCAGACGGGGCGGCCGAGGACACGACCGGCGACGGCGCGACCGCCGACGACGCGGCCGACGCCCCGGAGGCCGTGATCGACGCCGGCGTCGGCGCTGGCGGCGGGCGGATGCGCGAGTTCGTCGAGAGCGAGATTCTCGCGCGCTTCGGAGACGGGAGCGCCCGGGTCGGTCTCGGCGCACTCGAAGACGGATCGGTTCATTCCGTCGAGGGTGATATCGTGCTGACGACGGACACCCACGTCGTCGATCCGCCCGTCTTCCCCGGTGGCGACATCGGTGAACTCGCGATCTCGGGGACGGTCAACGATCTCGCGATGATGGGGGCGACCGACCCGATCGCACTCACCTGCGGGCTGATCGTCGAGGCGGGCACGCCAGAGTCGCTGGTGACCGACGTGCTGGATTCGATGGCGGCCGCCGCCGACCGGGTCGGCGTCGAGATCTCGACTGGCGACACGAAAGTGATGGGCGCGGGCGAGATCGATCGGATCGCGATCAACACGACGGGGATCGGCCGCGTCACGGGCGAGCCCTTGCAGGCCGCCCGCCTCGAAGCGGGCGATCGGATCGTCGTCTCCGGTCCGATCGGTGAACACGGCCTCGCGGTGCTCTCGGCCCGCGAAGGGTTCGATTTCGGCGGCGACCTCGCGAGCGACGTCGCGCCCGTGAACGACCTCGTCCGCGCGGCGATGGCGGCCGGTACCGTTCGGACCGCGACCGACCCGACGCGTGGCGGCCTCGCGATGGCGCTCAACGAGTTCGCGAGTTCGGCCGACGCGGGGATCGCGGTCGAAGAACGCGCGATTCCGATCTCGGAGGCGGCCTCTGCGGCGGGCGAAGTGCTCGGGATCGAACCGCTCGACGTCGCCAACGAGGGCGTCGCCGTCTTCGGCGTCGCGCCCGACGATGCGGACGCGGTCGTCGATGCCCTTCGCGAAGCGGGGGCGCCGGACGCAACGATCGTCGGTGAGGTCCTCACCGATCACCCGGGCCGGGTCGTCCTCGACACCGGGATCGGGCGGCGCTATCTCGCGGAACCCACTGGGGAGCAACTCCCCCGGATCTGCTGA